Proteins from one Cervus canadensis isolate Bull #8, Minnesota chromosome 25, ASM1932006v1, whole genome shotgun sequence genomic window:
- the PPP1R1A gene encoding protein phosphatase 1 regulatory subunit 1A isoform X1, producing the protein MEQDHSPRKIQFTVPLLEPHLDPEAAEQIRRRRPTPATLVLTSDQSSPEVDEDRIPNPLLKSTLSMSPRQRKKVTRTTPTMKELQMMVEHHLGQQEQGEEPEGAAESTGTQESCPPGITDTAAESQPGTSGKTHKPAESIPNTQERGSEKPSTEGPSSQ; encoded by the exons ATGGAGCAAGACCACAGCCCCCGGAAGATCCAGTTCACCGTCCCGCTTCTGGAGCCGCACCTTGACCCCGAGGCGGCGGAGCAG ATCCGGAGGCGccgccccacccctgccaccctcGTGCTGACCAGTGACCAGTCATCCCCAG aGGTAGATGAAGACCGGATCCCCAACCCACTTCTCAAG TCCACTTTGTCCATGTCTCCACGGCAACGGAAGAAGGTGACGAGGACCACACCCACAATGAAAG AGCTCCAGATGATGGTTGAACATCACCTGGGGCAACAGGAGCAGGGAGAGGAGCCTGAAGGAGCCGCTGAGAGCACAGGGACCCAGGAGTCCTGCCCACCCGGGATCACAGACACAGCAGCGGAGTCACAGCCGGGCACCTCTGGAAAAACACACA AGCCTGCAGAATCCATCCCTAACACTCAGGAGAGGGGCAGTGAGAAACCCAGCACAGAGGGACCCTCAAGCCAATGa
- the PPP1R1A gene encoding protein phosphatase 1 regulatory subunit 1A isoform X2 — protein sequence MEQDHSPRKIQFTVPLLEPHLDPEAAEQIRRRRPTPATLVLTSDQSSPEVDEDRIPNPLLKKVTRTTPTMKELQMMVEHHLGQQEQGEEPEGAAESTGTQESCPPGITDTAAESQPGTSGKTHKPAESIPNTQERGSEKPSTEGPSSQ from the exons ATGGAGCAAGACCACAGCCCCCGGAAGATCCAGTTCACCGTCCCGCTTCTGGAGCCGCACCTTGACCCCGAGGCGGCGGAGCAG ATCCGGAGGCGccgccccacccctgccaccctcGTGCTGACCAGTGACCAGTCATCCCCAG aGGTAGATGAAGACCGGATCCCCAACCCACTTCTCAAG AAGGTGACGAGGACCACACCCACAATGAAAG AGCTCCAGATGATGGTTGAACATCACCTGGGGCAACAGGAGCAGGGAGAGGAGCCTGAAGGAGCCGCTGAGAGCACAGGGACCCAGGAGTCCTGCCCACCCGGGATCACAGACACAGCAGCGGAGTCACAGCCGGGCACCTCTGGAAAAACACACA AGCCTGCAGAATCCATCCCTAACACTCAGGAGAGGGGCAGTGAGAAACCCAGCACAGAGGGACCCTCAAGCCAATGa